From a single Lactococcus carnosus genomic region:
- the pfkA gene encoding 6-phosphofructokinase, which translates to MKRIAVLTSGGDAPGMNAAVRAVVRKAIYEGMEVFGINYGYAGMVAGDIFPLTGRDVGDKISRGGTFLYSARFPEFAEVEGQLAGIEQLKKHGIEGVVVVGGDGSYHGAMRLTEHGFPAVGVPGTIDNDIVGTDYTIGFDTAVTTALDAIDKIRDTSSSHKRTFIVEVMGRHAGDIALWAGIGAGADEILIPEHAFDINELVASIKHGYKNGKNHNIIVLAEGVMSGSELAEKLKAAGDDSDLRVSTLGHIQRGGTPTARDRVLASWMGARAVELLKAGRGGLAVGIHNEKLVESPILGSAEEGALFSLDNGKIIVNNPHVANLDLFKLNKEISS; encoded by the coding sequence ATGAAACGTATTGCCGTTTTAACTAGTGGCGGAGACGCTCCTGGTATGAATGCTGCTGTTCGTGCTGTTGTACGAAAAGCCATTTATGAAGGTATGGAAGTCTTTGGGATTAATTATGGCTATGCAGGAATGGTTGCCGGAGATATTTTCCCATTGACAGGTAGAGATGTTGGTGATAAAATTTCACGTGGTGGCACGTTCTTATACTCTGCAAGATTTCCAGAATTTGCAGAAGTAGAAGGCCAGCTTGCTGGGATTGAACAGCTGAAAAAACATGGCATTGAAGGTGTCGTTGTCGTTGGTGGTGATGGGTCATACCACGGCGCGATGCGTCTGACTGAGCATGGCTTCCCAGCTGTCGGTGTACCAGGTACGATCGATAACGATATCGTGGGTACTGATTACACGATTGGTTTTGATACAGCAGTTACAACTGCACTTGATGCGATTGATAAAATTCGTGATACGTCATCTTCACATAAAAGAACATTTATTGTTGAAGTAATGGGTCGTCACGCTGGTGATATCGCACTTTGGGCTGGTATCGGCGCAGGTGCTGATGAGATTCTTATCCCTGAACATGCCTTTGATATCAACGAATTAGTTGCATCGATTAAGCATGGTTATAAAAATGGGAAGAACCATAACATCATCGTTCTTGCTGAGGGTGTCATGTCTGGCTCAGAATTAGCTGAAAAACTTAAAGCTGCTGGAGACGATAGTGACCTTCGTGTGAGTACGCTTGGTCACATCCAACGTGGTGGTACACCTACTGCGCGAGATCGTGTTCTCGCATCATGGATGGGCGCACGTGCCGTTGAACTGCTTAAAGCAGGCCGTGGCGGTTTAGCAGTCGGTATTCATAATGAAAAATTAGTTGAGAGTCCAATTTTAGGATCTGCAGAAGAAGGGGCGCTTTTCAGCCTTGATAATGGTAAAATCATTGTCAATAACCCACATGTAGCAAATCTTGATTTGTTCAAGCTCAATAAAGAAATTTCATCTTAA
- the nagA gene encoding N-acetylglucosamine-6-phosphate deacetylase — protein sequence MTTTYIKADKFFYPYESKMGGYLELTADGKFGNHVEQVAQGSTVLDYSGKFIAPGLVDTHVHGYAGVDVMDNHKDGIVHTMSDALLSTGVTSFLPTALTASYEQLRDICQTIGEHYTEASGAKIQGIFFEGPYFTEKYKGAQNAAYMRNPSFEEFQGWQEAAKGMLLKIAVAPERDGSAEFIAKVVETGTKVALGHSDATYEQAVRGAEAGASIWVHAYNGMRGLTHRELGMVGAVYEIPHTYAELICDGHHVVPKACDILIKQKGHDHVALITDCMRAGGEPDGDYMLGEYPVIVENGTARLKDGGNLAGSILKLKDGIKNVVDWGIASQEEAVMMASLIPAKSVGIDDKCGRIKPGFDADFIVLDPNLELSETYLKGQKVYSAS from the coding sequence ATGACAACGACTTATATAAAGGCTGATAAATTTTTCTACCCATATGAAAGTAAGATGGGTGGTTATTTAGAACTAACGGCCGATGGCAAATTTGGTAATCATGTCGAACAGGTAGCGCAAGGTAGTACTGTACTTGATTATAGTGGCAAATTCATTGCACCAGGATTAGTGGATACCCATGTCCATGGCTATGCGGGTGTCGATGTGATGGATAATCATAAGGATGGGATTGTCCATACCATGAGTGACGCCTTATTATCAACTGGTGTCACCTCTTTTCTACCGACAGCTTTGACGGCAAGTTATGAACAGCTCAGAGACATCTGTCAAACGATTGGTGAGCACTATACAGAAGCATCAGGGGCTAAGATTCAAGGCATTTTCTTTGAAGGTCCTTACTTTACTGAAAAATATAAAGGTGCGCAAAATGCTGCCTACATGCGTAATCCCAGCTTTGAAGAATTCCAAGGCTGGCAAGAGGCTGCAAAGGGCATGCTCTTAAAAATTGCTGTTGCACCAGAACGAGATGGTAGTGCTGAGTTTATCGCAAAAGTGGTCGAAACGGGTACTAAAGTTGCGCTTGGTCATTCAGATGCGACTTATGAGCAAGCAGTACGTGGTGCTGAAGCAGGTGCTAGCATCTGGGTCCATGCTTATAATGGCATGCGTGGGTTGACACACCGAGAACTTGGCATGGTTGGTGCTGTTTATGAAATTCCGCATACTTATGCTGAGTTAATTTGTGATGGACACCATGTTGTCCCAAAAGCCTGTGATATCTTGATCAAACAAAAAGGGCATGATCATGTCGCTTTGATTACAGATTGTATGCGCGCGGGTGGAGAGCCGGATGGTGATTATATGCTTGGTGAGTATCCAGTCATTGTTGAGAATGGGACGGCTAGATTAAAAGACGGTGGTAATCTGGCTGGTTCTATTTTGAAATTAAAAGATGGTATTAAAAATGTTGTAGACTGGGGGATTGCATCACAAGAAGAAGCAGTGATGATGGCGTCTCTCATTCCAGCTAAATCTGTTGGCATCGATGATAAGTGTGGTCGGATTAAGCCAGGCTTTGATGCAGACTTCATCGTACTAGACCCTAATCTAGAGCTATCCGAAACCTACTTGAAAGGTCAAAAAGTCTATAGTGCATCATAA